In Chrysoperla carnea chromosome 2, inChrCarn1.1, whole genome shotgun sequence, the following proteins share a genomic window:
- the LOC123292187 gene encoding arginase, hepatic, giving the protein MFSKCLKKVLVRNVRFYSDKKVGILGIPFDQGQTKKGVDSAPTAIRNYGLINKLKTIENLDIRDYGDISYKPETVSLKPVPNMKNLDHVAACTKEVSKAVNEIITSGRTAISLGGDHACSIGTVDGHIQAKGSNNVAVIWVDAHGDLNTNYTSDTGNVHGMPVAILVKELADYWPYLPGMDWQTPLMPVRNIAYIGLRSVDKYERFIIEKFGIPAFGMEDIERLGINVVMQMVMAKIDPYNNKSLHVSFDIDSLDSLEAPSTGTSVRGGLTLREGVSLMEAFYRTGRLNGIDLVEVNPDIGDKKDVKTTIDAAISILMAGCGHFRSGILPKVEDLPKPK; this is encoded by the exons ATGTTTtcgaaatgtttaaaaaaagttctagtGCGAAATGTACGATTTTATAGTGATAAAAAAGTTGGTATTTTAGGCATACCATTTGACCAGggacaaacaaaaaaaggtgTTGATTCTGCACCAACTGCCATTCGAAATTATggacttataaataaattaaaaacaattg aAAATTTGGATATAAGAGATTATGGAGACATATCCTATAAACCTGAAACAGTGAGTTTGAAACCAGTTCCCAATatgaaaaatttggatcatGTTGCTGCATGCACCAAAGAAGTATCTAAAGccgtaaatgaaattataacttCTGGACGAACAGCCATATCATTGGGAGGCGATCACGCTTGTTCTATTGGTACTGTAGACGGTCATATCCAAGCAAAAGGATCTAATAATGTTGCGGTGATATGGGTCGACGCTCATGGAGATTTAAATACTAATTATACATCAGATACGGGAAATGTTCATGGAATGCCTGTTGCAATACTAGTCAAAGAATTAGCGGATTATTGGCCATATTTGCCAGGAATGGATTGGCAAACACCATTAATGCCAGTACGTAACATTGCATATATCGGTTTAAGATCCGTTGATAAATACGAACGttttattatcgaaaaatttggtaTTCCTGCATTTGGAATGGAGGATATTGAAAGATTGGGTATTAATGTGGTTATGCAAATGGTAATGGCAAAAATAGATCCATATAATAACAAATCCTTACATGTGAGCTTTGATATCGATTCATTGGATTCTTTGGAAGCGCCAAGCACTGGTACGTCTGTTCGTGGTGGTTTAACTTTAAGGGAAGGTGTGAGTCTAATGGAAGCATTCTATAGAACTGGTAGATTAAATGGGATAGATTTGGTGGAAGTAAATCCTGATATTGGCGATAAAAAAGATGTAAAAACGACTATTGATGCtgctatttcaattttaatggccGGATGTGGACATTTTCGGTCAGGTATTTTACCAAAAGTGGAAGATTTGCCTAAACCGAAATAA
- the LOC123292188 gene encoding uncharacterized protein LOC123292188, whose translation MPPKKDNKMDEDVANVISELQNQLVKMRVELDLLQSSQSTPRVQTESQQGESIDILHSIIQHSPESSKTIPNFDPQSTTGLTPKQWIDVVENVSKMFKWNDTFTILQASSKLKEAAKYWFDTVRTTINSWKDFKKEFIASFPTVIAETDTDEDIRNIRTAEAVSDAATGQQ comes from the exons ATGCCACCGAAAAAAGACAATAAAATGGACGAAG ATGTCGCAAATGTTATCAGTGAGCTACAAAACCAATTGGTCAAAATGCGAGTCGAATTGGATCTATTACAATCAAGTCAATCAACACCAAGAGTTCAAACCGAGTCTCAACAAGGTGAGTCAATCGATATTCTACACTCAATTATTCAACATTCACCGGAATCGTCAAAAACTATTCCCAATTTCGATCCACAAAGTACAACTGGACTTACACCAAAACAATGGATAGATGTtgtagaaaatgtttcaaaaatgttcaaatggAATGACACATTTACAATTCTACAAGCAAGTTCTAAGCTTAAAGAAGCAGCGAAATACTGGTTCGACACCGTCAGAACTACTATAAATTCTtggaaagattttaaaaaggagTTCATTGCAAGTTTTCCAACCGTAATCGCTGAAACCGACACGGATGAGGACATCCGTAATATCAGGACGGCCGAAGCTGTAAGCGACGCTGCCACTGGCCAACAATAA